A window of the Serratia sarumanii genome harbors these coding sequences:
- the pssA gene encoding CDP-diacylglycerol--serine O-phosphatidyltransferase, whose amino-acid sequence MLSKFKRSKHQQHLAQLPKLPQTVADVRTLYAPSDFRTTLLDAIANATQRIYLVALYLEHDDAGREILNALYQAKQRRPELEICVLVDWHRAQRGRIGAAAANTNADWYCAMAGQHPEQSVPIYGVPVNTREALGVLHLKGFVVDDTVIYSGASINDVYLHQHEKYRYDRYQLITNEVLADTLIDYIKQHLLTAGAVQRLDRSDRPKSPEIKNETRLFRFALRRAGYHFRGKAGNDELAVTPLVGLGKQSVLNKTIHHLMSCADQKLTLCTPYFNLPALLVRNIIYLLRQGKQVEIIVGDKTANDFYIPEDQPFKIIGALPYLYEINLRRFLSRLQRYIDTGQLIVRLWKDGDNSYHLKGMWVDEEWQLITGNNLNPRAWRLDLENAILIHDPKQEMREQRQTELECIRTHTTVVGHYQELQSIQQYPIKVRKLIRRLRRIRIDRLISRIL is encoded by the coding sequence ATGTTGTCAAAATTTAAACGTAGCAAACATCAACAACACCTTGCACAACTGCCCAAACTCCCCCAGACGGTTGCTGATGTTCGTACGTTGTACGCGCCGTCCGATTTTCGCACCACGCTGCTGGACGCCATCGCCAACGCTACCCAACGCATCTATCTGGTGGCCCTGTATCTGGAGCATGACGACGCAGGGCGCGAGATCCTCAACGCGCTGTATCAAGCCAAGCAGCGGCGGCCCGAGCTGGAAATCTGCGTGCTGGTCGACTGGCACCGCGCACAGCGCGGCCGCATCGGCGCCGCCGCCGCCAATACCAACGCCGACTGGTACTGTGCCATGGCCGGCCAACATCCCGAGCAGTCGGTGCCTATCTACGGCGTGCCGGTCAATACCCGCGAAGCGTTGGGCGTACTGCACCTGAAGGGCTTTGTGGTCGACGATACCGTGATCTACAGTGGCGCCAGCATCAACGACGTTTATCTGCATCAGCATGAGAAATACCGTTACGATCGCTACCAGCTGATCACCAACGAGGTGTTGGCCGATACCCTGATCGATTACATCAAGCAGCATCTGCTCACCGCCGGCGCCGTACAGCGCCTCGATCGCAGCGATCGGCCGAAAAGCCCGGAGATCAAAAACGAGACCCGCCTGTTCCGTTTCGCCCTTCGCCGCGCCGGCTATCACTTCCGCGGCAAGGCCGGCAACGATGAGTTGGCGGTGACGCCGCTGGTTGGGCTTGGCAAGCAAAGCGTGCTGAATAAAACCATTCATCACCTGATGTCGTGCGCCGACCAGAAACTGACGCTATGCACCCCTTATTTCAACCTGCCGGCGCTGCTGGTGCGCAATATCATTTATCTGCTGCGCCAGGGCAAACAGGTGGAGATCATCGTCGGCGACAAGACCGCCAACGACTTCTATATTCCGGAAGACCAGCCGTTCAAAATCATCGGCGCGCTGCCCTACCTGTACGAGATCAACCTGCGCCGTTTTCTGAGCCGCTTGCAGCGCTATATCGACACCGGGCAGCTGATCGTGCGTCTGTGGAAGGATGGCGATAACAGCTATCATCTGAAAGGCATGTGGGTTGACGAAGAGTGGCAGCTGATTACCGGCAATAATCTCAACCCGCGCGCCTGGCGGTTGGATCTGGAAAACGCCATTCTGATCCACGATCCCAAGCAGGAAATGCGCGAGCAGCGGCAAACAGAACTGGAGTGCATCCGCACTCACACCACCGTGGTCGGCCATTATCAGGAACTGCAAAGCATTCAGCAGTACCCGATCAAGGTGCGCAAGCTGATTCGCCGTCTGCGGCGTATCCGCATCGATCGGTTGATTAGCCGTATCCTGTAA
- a CDS encoding MFS family transporter, whose amino-acid sequence MTETTSVLEDERGVEQGALDNKKRIFAIVGASSGNLVEWFDFYVYSFCSIYFAASFFPAGNSTTQLLQTAGVFAAGFFMRPIGGWLFGYIADKHGRKNSMLLSVCMMCAGSLVIACLPTYESIGSWAPALLLIARLFQGLSVGGEYGTSATYMSEVAIKGRRGFYASFQYVTLIGGQLLALLVLVILQQILSGEELKAWGWRIPFALGALLAVVALYLRRSLNETSDAKTRNHQDAGSLTGLWKNRKAFVMVLGFTAAGSLTFYTFTTYMQKYLVNTAGMDAKLASGIMTAALFVFMLLQPAAGAFSDKIGRRSSMLIFSALATLLTVPILFALKGVSNPFMAFGLIVLALFVVSFYTSISGLLKAEMFPPEVRALGVGLSYAVANALFGGSAEYVALSLKSFGVENAFFWYVSGMCLLALLVSLRLHRKGKEIQL is encoded by the coding sequence ATGACAGAAACAACCTCGGTTCTTGAGGATGAACGCGGCGTCGAACAGGGGGCGCTGGATAACAAAAAACGCATTTTTGCCATCGTCGGGGCTTCATCAGGCAATCTGGTGGAGTGGTTTGATTTTTACGTTTACTCCTTCTGCTCAATCTATTTTGCTGCCTCATTTTTTCCGGCGGGCAACAGCACCACACAGCTGCTGCAAACCGCCGGGGTGTTCGCCGCCGGCTTCTTTATGCGACCTATCGGCGGCTGGCTGTTCGGCTACATCGCCGACAAACACGGCCGGAAAAACTCGATGCTGCTTTCGGTCTGCATGATGTGCGCCGGATCGTTGGTGATCGCCTGCCTGCCGACGTATGAGTCGATCGGCAGCTGGGCGCCGGCGCTGCTGCTGATCGCGCGATTGTTCCAGGGGCTGTCTGTGGGCGGCGAGTACGGCACCAGCGCCACCTACATGAGCGAGGTGGCAATCAAGGGGCGGCGCGGCTTCTACGCGTCGTTCCAGTATGTTACGCTGATCGGCGGGCAACTGCTGGCGCTGCTGGTATTGGTGATCCTGCAGCAAATATTGTCCGGTGAAGAGCTGAAGGCGTGGGGCTGGCGTATCCCGTTTGCGCTCGGTGCGCTGTTGGCGGTGGTGGCGCTGTACCTGCGCCGCTCGCTGAATGAAACCTCCGATGCGAAAACACGTAACCACCAAGATGCCGGTTCGCTGACGGGGCTATGGAAAAACCGCAAGGCGTTTGTGATGGTGTTGGGCTTTACCGCCGCCGGTTCACTGACCTTTTACACTTTTACCACCTATATGCAGAAATATCTGGTGAACACCGCCGGTATGGACGCCAAGCTGGCCAGCGGCATCATGACCGCCGCGCTGTTCGTCTTCATGCTGCTGCAGCCGGCGGCAGGCGCGTTCTCGGACAAAATCGGCCGTCGCAGCTCGATGCTGATCTTCTCGGCATTGGCCACCCTGTTGACGGTGCCGATCCTGTTCGCCCTGAAAGGGGTGAGCAACCCCTTTATGGCGTTCGGCCTGATCGTACTGGCGCTGTTCGTTGTCAGCTTTTACACCTCGATCAGCGGGCTGCTTAAAGCCGAGATGTTCCCGCCGGAGGTGCGTGCGTTAGGGGTAGGCTTGTCTTATGCGGTAGCGAATGCCCTGTTCGGCGGTTCGGCGGAATATGTCGCGCTGTCGCTTAAATCGTTCGGCGTGGAAAATGCCTTCTTCTGGTATGTTTCCGGCATGTGCCTGCTGGCGTTGCTGGTCTCGCTCCGGCTGCATCGTAAAGGCAAGGAAATACAGCTGTAA